The Bacteroidota bacterium genomic sequence GCCCCTGGCGGCAGGGTAGTAACGGTGAACATCTCGCCTGCGCCCTCGGTGTCGCTGGCGGTAATAATGGGGGTATGCAGGTACACAAAGCCTCGCTCGTGGAAAAACTGATGGATGGCGAAGCTGACGGCATGGCGTAGGCGAAACACTGCCCCAAACGTATTGGTACGACTACGCAGGTGGCCAATCTCGCGAAGGAACTCCAGGCTGTGCGCCTTCTTTTGCAGCGGGTAGGTCTCTTGGTCTGCCACGCCCAGCACCTGTATCTGGCGCACCTGTAGCTCCACGGCCTGTTCCTTGCCCTGGCTCTGCACTAGCACCCCCTCCATGCGCACAGATGCACCTGTGGCTACGTCTTTCAGCACTACTTCGGGGAAGAGCCCATTGTCTATCACCACCTGCAGGTTGCCCAGGCAGCTGCCATCATTCAGCTCGCAAAAGCTGAATTTCTTGCCTGCCCGGCGCGTCTTTACCCAGCCACAGGCCACTACCTCTCGGTCAAACTCGGTGGTGGCCAGTAGGTCTTTGATCCTGGTTCGTAGGGTGCGCGTGGTAAGCATATGCATAGTGCGATGATAAGATAAAAATGCGGCTACAAAAATAGCGTTACAGGCCCCGAAAAGCTAGGCTTTTTCGGGTTTTTCCGCCAGCTATCGGCCAGAAGCTGCTACTGAATGCGCACAGGAATTTCCACCCTGCGCTCGTTTAGTTCACGGTCAAAGGCTAGGAAGGTGAGGCGGTAGATGCCCCCGGGGGCCGTTCCGGGTACGTTCAGGTTTCGGCTGAAGGTGTAGGTGCTGCCAGAAAGGGTCTCATTCAGCAGTTCGATGGAGGGGGTTCCGGTCGCGCCGATCAGCAGCACCTGCAGGAAGGCGAGGGTGCCCTTGCCATCGTCCACGGTACCCGCCACTGGGATCGTTCCGCCTGGAGGGCTAGCCAGGGTGTCCGTCAGGCTGCCAGGTGTGGTAAGGCTAAGGCTAGGGGCATTCAGGTCTGCATCGTTCTCTATGCGTAGCAGCAGGGTGGCGGTGGCTACCTTGCCATCTGTGTCGGTTACCCGTACCTCCAGGCTGTAGTTGCCCGCCACGGCATTGCTGGGTATTACCAGGTCGGCCGTATCTCGCGCCTGGGTGCCACTCAGGGGTAGGGTGGCACTGCCGTTCCAGCCGACAAAGCCCTCCGGCAGAGCCTGGTATCCCCAGCTCTGCAGTCCTTGCCCATCGCTCGCCTCTACCACCAGCCTTAGGGTTTGTTCTGCAGCCAGGGTCTTACGTTCTGTCGGGTTGCTCGGCGCGATCAGGCTGAGGCTGGGGCCCCCTTCCGCAGGGTCGTTGTCGTCGCTCCGGTTGCAGGCCGGCATACTCAGCCCGGTGCACAGGCACAGCAGGTAGATGAGCAAGTTTTTTTTCATACACTCGAAAATACCACTTTTGTCTTAAATAGTTTCCTCCAGGATGCGGCGGGCCGCGATAATTCCACCCAGCACCACCCCGGGTATGCCTTGGCCGGGGTACACGGTGTCTCCGCACAGGTATAGGCCTGGCAGTGGGGTAGTGCAGCCCTGCCAGGCCAGCAGGCTGCGGTCCATGCGCTGGGGCAGGCCGCCCACGGTGCCTTGGTGGCGGTAGGTCCATTTTTCCCAGCTAAGGGGGCTACTCGCCGTCTGCTGCACCACACATGCCTCGGCCAGGCCGGGCAGGGTGCTGCGCAGGGCCTGCAGGATGGCGTTGCACAGTTCAGTTTTTCGCGCCTGGTAGGTGGCGGGGTCTAGCCCCTGCCAGTCGGCAGCCCGGGTGTGGGTGCTTAGGGCAATAACGCGCTGCCCCTCGGGTGCCCGCTCCAGGTCTCCCCGCATGCTTAGGCTGGCAAACAGGGTATGGCTGCCGGTATGGGGCAGGGGTTCGGCCAAGATCAGCTGGTGGTGCAGGGCCAGGTCTGCGGGCAGTTTGTCTTCCACCACCAGGCCCAGAGTATAGGCTGCCCAATAGTGCGGCTCGCTGGCGGCTAGCGCTGCCGCCCAGCCTCGGTGCGCCTCGGGTAGCAGGCTGGGGAGGTTCCAGATGGGTAGGCTGCTGAGTATGCGGCGTGCCTGCAGCACCTGGTGCCGCCCCCCCACGCCACGAGTATGCAGCTGCCAGTGGCCTTGCCTGGGTGCTATGGCTACCACCTGCTGCCGCAGCTGCACCTGCCCCTGCCGGTGCGCCAGGTAGCCCACTAGCTGCTGTGCCAGCTTCCACATGCCGCCCGGAACATAGTAGTTGGGCGACTGGGTGTAGCACAGCGCCGGGGCGGCAAACAGCAGGGGTACACCTGTGGCAGGGCTCTGGGCTGTTATCAGTAGCTGGGCATCCACATAGCGCCTAAACTGGGCACTCAGCCCCAGGCGGTGCAGCTGCTGTGCGGTGGAAACGAAGGCCCAACGCAGCCTGGGCAGGTTGCGCGGGTCATTCTGCTGCAGCAGCTGCACATAGTCGCCCAGTGCCTGGGGCGGAAAGCGCAGGTTGCGCCCAGATGCCTGCCACACCAGCTCATCCAGCGCCCACAGGTGGCTCCACAGCTTGCGCTGTTTCTCCGCCTGCCCATATACCTGTATCAGTGCGTGCAGTGCCTGCTCGCGGTCTGTGTAGCGGTGTATGGGGGTAGCTCCGTGCCACACCGTCATGGGTAGCTGTAGCGGCACCACGGGGGGCTGTAGCCCCAGCTGCCTGTATAGTATGCCCAGGGGCTGGTGGGGTTCCAGGCCCATCAGGGTGGTGGCCCCGGCCTCGAACACATAGCCCCGGCGCGGGTAGCTGCCTGCGCAGCCACCGGCCAGCCAGTTGGCCTCCAGTACCTGCACCCGCTGCCCCGCCTGTGCCAGCAGTGCTGCGGCACTTAGCCCAGCCATGCCTGCCCCTATGATGGCCACGTCTGTCATCGCATTGGGTAGGAGAGTATGGAGAATAGCCAAGTCGGGCGCTAGGCCTTGCGCCGCAGGCTAGGGGCTGGTAGGGCTTACGGGCGTGCCGCTGGGCGCGCTAAATGGGTCGGACTTGATGTTGCACTTGATGTGCAGGATGACGGTGTCATTCTGCGGGTCGTTGGTGCGTACGGCCACCGTTTTGTGCTGGGGGCCTTTTTTGCCTGCCGAGTTGAACACCACGTCAATCTTTCCGGTGCCGCCGGGGGGTACAGCATCCTTGGTCCAGCTGGGGGTGGTGCAGCCACAGCTGGCTTTTACACTCACCAGCTGCAGGGGCTGCTTGCCCAGGTTGCCAAACTCGAAGCTGTGCTCCAGCTTGTCGCCCTCCAGGATGTCTCCACCGTCAAAGGTAAGCTCATTGAAGGTAATGCGGGGTAGCTCGGCCAGCTCGGCCTCTGTGAATATGCGCTTGTAGGTGCCATTCAGTTCGATGGTCTTCAGGGGGCGGTCGGTGTCATTTGTCTCAAAGGTGAGCACGCTGTTGAAGCTCATGTTGTGCTCCAGGCCGCTTTCCGCTGCTTTTTTCATATCCATGCGTATGGTGCCGGTGGTTTCTTCGCCGGGCTTCAGTACGGCCTTGGCCCAGCTGAGTACATAGATGGGCTCTGTGTCTTTTAGCTGCTTCAGCTGTAGGGGCTGGCTGCCCTGGTTGCGTACTTTGAAGTCGAACGCGTAGGTCTGGTCGCTATTCACCACGCCTGCCATCAGCTGCTTCTTCTCCAGCTGCAGGTTGCCCTGCACTTCCTCATAGGTAGTGGCGGGGGCCTGTGCTGGCAGCTCGGCATCGGCCTTGGCCTTGGTTACGTCTCCCTTTATGGCCAGGATGATGGGGCGGGCTCCGGCCGTAGTGTCGTAGGTTACGGTTATGCTCTTGTTGAAGGGGCCGGGCCGATTTTTACTATCGTAGGTTACCTCTATGCGGCCCCGCTCGCCGGGCTTTACGGGTTCGCGGGTCCAGCTGGGGGTGGTGCAGCCGCAGCTGGCCTTTACCGAGTGTAGCCGTACCTCTGCCTGCCCAGTGTTGGAAAACTGGAATACATGCGTAGCCTTGGCCCCCTCCTCCAGGGTGCCAAAGTCGTGGGTCATTTGGTCAAACTGGATCTGCGCCTGCGCCTGCAGGCCGCCAATGCCAATGAAAGCTAAGAGGAAGAGCGCTATTCTGATTAGGTGTACGTTCATATCATGGTTTTTTTGATACAGCAAAGATACGTGCTTTTGGTGTTGGATCTGGGCCCGCGGTGGCACCCCTGCACGGGTACGCCGGTACCGCCCGCCCGCATCCACCCCTCTAACGAGGCCGAGCCCAACAAAATTTCCGAACGCGAGCCATAAAAAACACTACCGCCTAGTCAGCCGTAATTTGTGCCAGCTCCTCTACTTTGAAGATCAGCACGGGCATGGGGGTGTGCTCAATTACTTCTTTGGTTACACTGCCGTTCATCATCAGGCTAAAGCCCGAGCGTGCATGGGTGGCCATCACAATGGCATCGCACTGGTGGTCTTCGGCACAGTGCACGATGCCCTGCGCAATGCTGCGGGCATTGTAGCTGTATATGCCCACTAGCTGCTCCTCCAGGTGCTGGGCAAATGCCGGGCCATTGTCTGCGGCCATGTCTTTCATCTCCTGGGCATGCTCTCGGAAGTCACGCTCGGGCAGCCAGTCGGAACCTGTGTTAATACGCACCACCACAATGCGGGCCTTCAGCTTTCGGGCATAGGGGAGCAGAGAAAACAGGGCTTTGGTGCTTTCGGGGGCAAAGTCGGTAGTGAAAAGCAGGGTGTTGAGCTTGGGCAAATGCCCCTCTGTGAGCACCAGTATGGGTACATCGCACAGGCGTACCAGTTTGCTCAGGGTGCTGCCCATCACATACTCTGCGGCCCCCCGGCGAAACCGATGAGCGGTAAAGATCAGATCGTAGCGCCCGTGGTTGGCCATTTTGGCAATGGCTTTGGCCGGGTTGCGGGTTTTGGGGATCAGCACGCTCTCTGTCTGGCAGTTTTCCAGCTGTATGCGGTGCCCCTCTGCCTCCAGCGCCTCGGATATAGGGAGGGGGGCCTGCACGGCCTCGGGCTGTGGGCCGGGGCGGACACTGCTATTTGTAGCAGCATGCACCAGCGTTACCCGCACAGGCACCGCCTGGCCCAGCTGGGCTATCAGGCTATAGATTACCTGGTTTGCCGGCGAAAAATCAATCGGTACCAGTATGGATAGTTGCATCCGGAAATATCAAATACATTTTGCTATTTAGCAAGCTTGCGAAAATTGGGCTGATCTCCGGCATACTTGGCACGATGACTCCAGGCCAGCTTGCCCCGGAAGAACAGAAAGGTACCACTCAGCTGCATAATGTGCCGGTGGCCCTTCGTGATGTTACGGTAGCCCTTTAGGCCCAGCCATATTCCTTTCAGGATCATAAGGGGGTTAAGTAGCTGTAGGCCACCCAGCCTCCGGATGCCGAACAGGCGATACAGCTCCAGCTCAGGGTCGGAGATGTGCATAGCCCCCGGGTAGTGGTGGGCAAAGAAGGCCTCGCCCCGCTCGGGTGTGTCGTGGTGCACAAAAATGATGTCCGGAAATCGAGGGTTCTCCTGTTTCAGCCGCTGCAGCTCATCCACCTGGCCTTTGCAGAACATGCAGCCCAAGTGTCGCAAAAAATGCAGAATCAGAATATCTTTGGAGGCAATCAGTTCGGGCAGCGTATCCTTCGGTAGCCGCTTTCCGGCCAGCGTGGTTGCGTGGTGTTGTATAGCTTCGATGGAAGGCTCCATAGTGGGCCAAGTTAAAGATAATCCTGCAAGATGTTTGGTTTTCGCCTCTTCCCATGTTGCCGTTCGTCATTTTTTGGCTTTCCCGGGTATGTCCGCCCGTTTGCGGTTTCGCTACTGCTGTTGGGCTGCGAGCACCCCAACCGGCAGCTGGTGGCCGAGGCCCCGCTGATAAGCACCACCTATCAGGACGATACGCGGCAGGCATTTCGCTTCTTTGAGCCACCCGGGCGCCTGGTGCTGCTTTCGCCCAGCCTGGTAGATCTTGTGCAGGCCCTGGGTGGGGCCGACCGGATTGTGGCTGTATCGGATCGTTCGCTGGATTTTGCACAGCAGCATCACCTGCCAGCCCTTACCAGTTATCCCGACTCGGCCTTTGACTGGCAGGGACTGAAGAGCCTGGTACCCAGCCTGGTGATCGCCACAGATGACCAGTATGAGGGGGTGCCCTACTGGCGCGAGCAGGCCGCCCAGCAGGGTATTCCCTGGTTTTACCTGAAGATGGGTAGCCTGAGCAAGGTTTTTGCACACATAGAAACCCTGGGCCGGCTGGTGGGGAAGCCCGCAGAGGCTACAGACCTGGCCCAGCGCATGCGCGGCTTTACCCAGGCCATGCGTGGCCAGTGGGCTGGCAAGCGAAAGCCCCGGGCCGTGCTGCTGATAAACCAGCAGCCGCTGGTGGCACTGGGTGCCGAGCACTACCTGACCGATATGGTGGAGGCAGCAGGTGCCGAGCTGCCCCTGGCACGGGCGGGAGAACGCTATGTAACCCTGACCGATAGCCAGCTAGTGGCAGCCCAGCCCGATATCCTGTTTATGGTAACGGCAGACCCCGGCTACTTCAATGCCCTGCTGCGGCTATACCCCAGCCTCATACACCTGCCTGCCGTGGTGCAAAAGCGCCTGATAGCCCTGCCTCCATCCGACTATCTGCACCCCGGAACAAATATCCCCGCCCTGCTGATCAACCTGGCAGGCGTTGCCTGGCCCGAGGTGCAACTAAACGACCTGTACCATCGTTTCTTTGGCCAACCTACCGCGCGCTAAACCGGTAAAGTAAGGGGGGTAGGGAATTTTTTGTCATCCGCCCCTTGTTGCCTACCCGAGCCTACTATCATGGTATATGTAACCAGGCGTGTACACTTCAACGCCGCACACCGCATGCACAACCCCGCCTGGGATGCCGACACCAATGCAGCCACCTTTGGCCCCTGCAATAATGCCAACTGGCATGGCCATAACTATGAGCTGGAGGTAACCGTAGCCGGCACCCCAGACCCGGATACGGGCTATGTGCTGGACCTGGCCCGCCTGAACCGCATTGTTCAAACCTGTATATTGGACAAGGTAGACCACAAGAACCTGAACCTGGATGTAGACTTTATGCGCGATGTGATCCCCAGCACCGAGCACTTTGCCATCCGCATCTGGCAGCAGCTGGAGCCCCAGCTGCGCCCGCATCGCCTGCACGCCATCCGGCTATACGAGACAGCCCGAAACTATGTAGAGTACCGGGGCGAATAGTAACCCATTCCCTTTTCAACGCCTGCTATGGACATAAAAACACTGGAAGAGATGATGGCCCGGGGCGAAAGCCACGCCGGAAACCTGAATACACCCATCCGACAGGATGCTTTTGAGCTAACGAACGAAGAGAAGATAGAGCTGATAGCCAAGAACTTCCGCCAGATCATGCTAACCCTGGGGCTAGACCTGGAAGACGACAGCCTGAAGGGCACCCCCATGCGTGTGGCAAAAATGTATGTGGAAGAAATCTTCAGCGGACTAAACCCTGCCAACCTGCCGAAGGCCACCCTCTTCGAGAACAAGTATGACTACCGCCAGATGCTGGTAGAGAAGAACATAACCGTGCACAGCATGTGCGAGCACCACTTTGTGCCCATAGTAGGGTATGCGCATGTGGCGTACATCAGCAGCGGGCAGGTAATTGGCCTCAGCAAGATAAACCGCATTGTGCGGCACTTTGGCCGCAGGCCCCAGGTGCAGGAGCGCCTGACCCGCGAGATAGCAAACCACCTGCGCCAGGTGCTGAACACGGAGGATGTGGCCGTGGTGATAGACGCAAAGCACTACTGCGTGGCCATGCGCGGCATAGAGGACCAGGCCAGCACCACCATTACCGCCGAGTACACGGGGGCTTTTCAAGACCCGGACCGTAAGCGGGAGTTTCTCCAGCATATTGCCCATACCGCCTAGGCCTGTTTTTGCTGCCCAGGCTGGGCATACTTGCTTCGGGCTCATGCGCCTATTTTCTGCTCGAAAGCACCGGCCCTGTTGGCCGTGCAGGATCCTGTACTACCTATGGCAGATGCTCGGCATGCCGGCGCACAGGTCTATACTGGCCAGATAGGTGTAGTACGCCGGGTTTTGGTTGTAGCCCCGGCGGCGCAGAAAAGCGTAGGGGTTTTCTCCCGGCAGGGGTGGGCTCAGGCTGATCCATAGCTTCAGGTCTGCAATGGCATCCTCGATGCTGGGATACCAGGCATGGCCCAGGTTTTCTCTTGTGCTATAGCTGAAGCGCTCGCTTGGGTAGATAAAGCCGAAGAAGTTGTTGTTTTGCATAGCCACCGGGCTTTTCAGCTGCCAGCCACTCTCGGCAATGGCCACCTGCGTAAACATCTCGGGGAAGTCCACCTGGGCTGCCACCAGGCGTTTGTACAGCCCGGCCGCCGTGAAGGTGGCATGATTCCGGGTTTTCTGTGCGGTCTTCTCTTTGCTGGAGGCCTCTGCCGGGCCAAGCAGGGTGTGGCTCATCTTACCGTCTCCCACAAAACCCAGGGAGAATATGGCCACAATAGCCAGTAGGATAGCCAGCTGTCTACGCTTCTTCATACGCGTCTGGTTTTGGGCGGACAGGCGCTATTCAGCGCTTTCGGCGTGCAAAGTACGCGAAAAATTTAACATAAAGCTAATTTTAGCCAGGTGTTCCCCTGGCGGCAGTTCGCATCCGGGCTTTTTGTTGGGCGGGGGCTTCTTGTGCGCTGGTGGGGCGCGTAGCCTACTTGATCAGGAACCAGATGAGGCTGATCAGGCCGATGAAGGCAAGGATAACGAGCAGCTTGAAGCTCACTTCCTGCCGGAAGTCTGCCGCCTGCCGCTTTTTTTCTGCTTCGTCTGCTTCGTCCAGTGCTTCCCAGTCAAAGTTCATCAGCTCAGTAAGGGTGGGTGTACTAGCAGCCTTTGTCAGCGGTTCCGTTTGCCTGGGCCTGCGTGCCCGGTACAGCCCCGCCTGCTTTAGCCTCTGGTCATGGATGGCCCTGCTTTCCGGGTTTTTCAGGGCGCTGTAGGCATCCAGGATCAGCTGAAAGTGCGCATCATGCTCGGGGTGTATGGCTGGGTTGTACGCATCGGCCTTTTGCCGGAAGGCCAGCTCTATGCGGGCCATATCCGCATCGGGCGGTATGCCCAGTATGTCGTAGTAGTTTGGCAGCTCCATCAGTATACGAATACAAGGGTTTAACCTGCTTTTGGGTCATTAGGTTCTAAGGGCGCACCACGTTCCTGGCGGGCCATCTTTCCTCCTTCTGCCAGCGATCGGGTTTGCACTCAGCTTGTCTTCAGCCGCTGCTGCCTGAGCAGCCTGCAGGGGCTGTACTTTTCCTGGCCGGTGGCACGCTGTAGCCGGATCAGCAGCTCGGCTATGTATCCCGGGCCTATCTCTTGCGCCCAGGCCAGTGGCCCTTTGGGATAGTTTACCCCTAGTTTCATGGCCGCATCTATGTCTTCGGCAGAGGCCGTTTCCTCCTGTAGCAGGTAGTAGGCCTCGTTTATAATCATGGCCAGCACACGGGGGGTTACCAGCCCCACCTCATCTGCCACCTGCTGGTAGGGGGGCACATGGGCCGGTGCGGGGGCCTCGGGCTGCAGCTTGCATAGCTCCCAGGCGGGTAGTGCCAGAAAGCCCGGCAGATGATTGACCCCATACAGCTGGCAGCGGGCTGGGATGCCGAGCCGGTGCACCTGCTCGCCCAGGCTGTGCAGCACATTGCCCAGCAGGATGGTGGCCCCGGCTACAGGCAGGTAGCCAGCCAGCCGGTGGGGGTGCTGCTCATAGCTAAGGTCTAGCACCCAATCTCCGGCTTCGGGTATCAGCTGTGCATCTGTCGCCAGGCAGTGCGTGCCTGCCAGTATGCCAGGGTGTGCCGTGGCCAAGTACTGCTGCTGGGCCTGGGTGGCGATAAGATATTTTTTCATATTTTTCAGCTTTGGCGCGGGTGTGGCTTCGGGTTGGGTGCGCTTCGGCCTCTGCTCTCGGCCACGTCCCTGTTCCAAAACTAATGAAACCCCGACTGAGTAAACCCCCCAGACTGAGTAAAAAATGAGTGAGCGAAAAATAATCCTGTCTCGCACGGCCCCCGAGCCCATAGGCCCCTATGCACAGGCTGTACAGGCCGGCGACCTGATCTTTTGCAGTGGCCAGATCGGCCTAGACCCCCAAACCGGCACAATCCCCACCACGGTGGAGGCGGAGAGCCGGCAGGTGATGAACAACCTGGGCGAAGTGCTGAAGAGCGCCGGTGTGTCCTTTGACCAAGTGGTGAAGTGCAGCATCTTCCTGAAGAGCATGAGCGACTTTGGCACCGTAAACAAGGTGTACGGCGAATACTTTGCCGAGGGGAACTACCCCGCCCGAGAGACCGTGGAGGTGAGTGGCCTACCCCGGAATGTAAAGGTGGAGATTAGCCTGATTGCGCTGAAGCCCCAGGGCAAGTAGTAGCCCCGCCCGGGCCGCTGCCTGTACGCCCCCTGGTGGCGTAGGGTGTATGGCTTGTCGGGCCTGGTCTGCCCCCCCCCAGGGGGTGTCTGTCCTGCTTGCCGGGCGATACCCGCCGGTGTGGGCGTGTACCGCATCGCGGGCAAAAAGAGTGGGGGCAACGGAATCCGTTGCCCCCACTTCTCATTTCTGCCTACCGGTTCTTTTTATTTCAGCTCTTCGGGCTTTGTTTTTTGGCCCTCAAAATAGGCCTTCAGCTGCCCGGCAGGCTCTTGGTAGCGCTTGTCTTGCGTTTCCAGATACTTGAGCGTGTAGGCATAGGCACGCCCGGGGTTCTTCTCCTCATTTTTCTCATCGTAGTAGTAGAAGGCGAGCGCCCAGTAGGATTCGGCTATATCCTTGGTGTATTTTTCCTTCTTGTCTTGCTCCAGTGGCTGCACCAGTTGCAGGAATTTGGCGTACTCGGCGGCCATCTCCCGGTTGAGGCTTTTGCTGTCTGTGGTTGCACCACTCACGCCTTCGGGCTTGGCTGCGGCGGCTTTTTCGGTCATGCGGGCGTGGGCGCGTGCCTTGTACAGGTACAGGTCGGGCACCTTGTCTCCATACGTGGCCAGGGCCTGGTCGGCGTAGGTTACGCATTTCTCGTCGTCCTTCAGCCGGTTTGCCAGCCAGGCAGCGTAGAATAGGTCCTGTACATCGGGCTTAGAGGTTATACTCAGGTGCAGCTGCATCAGGGTATAGGCGGCCTCGTAGTTTTTGGCCTCCCACTGTACGTCATACAGCTCCTTGAAGAAGGAAGCAAAGCGTGCATTTTTCTCAATAGCTTTCTTTATGGCGGCTATGGCGGCCTCCATGTTCCCCAGGCAGTATTCGGCCTGGGCCAGGTACTTGTAGTCTATGGCTGCGCGTGCGGCCTCTTCCTGCCCGGCCAGCAGGCTTTCCAGTGTTTGCTTGCCCGCCGCACACTTTCCGGTTTCTATTTCGGTATAGGCCAGGTAGCGTTTCAGGCCGATTGATTCTTTCAGTTCCGGTTTTTGCAGCAGCTCGCGAAACAGCGTTTCGGCGCTGGCATAAGAGGCGGTGAAGTACAGGATCTCGGCATAGCGCACCTGTGCATTCAGGTCGTCGCTTACCCGTTTGCGAAACTCTTCGGCATAGCCCCTTGCGGTAATGAATTTTTCCTCGCGTACGCTCTGCTTGGTAGTGGCGCGGCCCCACAGGTAGTAAAATTCGGCTAGCTCGCGGTAGGCCAGGGCGTACTCGCTGTCTAGCTCCAGCACTTTTTTGTACTGCTGTTCTGCCTCGGTATACTCTTTTTCTTCAAAGTGGCTTTTGGCCAGGCGGAACCGGGCCTCTACGTTGGCGGGGTCTTGCGCCAGGGCCTTGGTGTATTTTGCCTT encodes the following:
- a CDS encoding 3-hydroxyacyl-CoA dehydrogenase family protein; amino-acid sequence: MKKYLIATQAQQQYLATAHPGILAGTHCLATDAQLIPEAGDWVLDLSYEQHPHRLAGYLPVAGATILLGNVLHSLGEQVHRLGIPARCQLYGVNHLPGFLALPAWELCKLQPEAPAPAHVPPYQQVADEVGLVTPRVLAMIINEAYYLLQEETASAEDIDAAMKLGVNYPKGPLAWAQEIGPGYIAELLIRLQRATGQEKYSPCRLLRQQRLKTS
- a CDS encoding tetratricopeptide repeat protein, translating into MKYLLLLAALATGALAQDYNGIVDAIEKKKYDQAEAAAAAAAAGGKDLVAQYYLGHVYYLQALELMAYQPEKAKTLLEKSKTLHEEATNRKSKEPLNYVGLAYYHLAKQNIPEAMSQLLTVKSMEPNDLIALTEAAKANISLYSLPFVDSKQKTIASTNASYFVSRAEAKAPDNVEVLMASGFVYYTQGVWALSKAKYTKALAQDPANVEARFRLAKSHFEEKEYTEAEQQYKKVLELDSEYALAYRELAEFYYLWGRATTKQSVREEKFITARGYAEEFRKRVSDDLNAQVRYAEILYFTASYASAETLFRELLQKPELKESIGLKRYLAYTEIETGKCAAGKQTLESLLAGQEEAARAAIDYKYLAQAEYCLGNMEAAIAAIKKAIEKNARFASFFKELYDVQWEAKNYEAAYTLMQLHLSITSKPDVQDLFYAAWLANRLKDDEKCVTYADQALATYGDKVPDLYLYKARAHARMTEKAAAAKPEGVSGATTDSKSLNREMAAEYAKFLQLVQPLEQDKKEKYTKDIAESYWALAFYYYDEKNEEKNPGRAYAYTLKYLETQDKRYQEPAGQLKAYFEGQKTKPEELK
- a CDS encoding ABC transporter substrate-binding protein, which gives rise to MFGFRLFPCCRSSFFGFPGYVRPFAVSLLLLGCEHPNRQLVAEAPLISTTYQDDTRQAFRFFEPPGRLVLLSPSLVDLVQALGGADRIVAVSDRSLDFAQQHHLPALTSYPDSAFDWQGLKSLVPSLVIATDDQYEGVPYWREQAAQQGIPWFYLKMGSLSKVFAHIETLGRLVGKPAEATDLAQRMRGFTQAMRGQWAGKRKPRAVLLINQQPLVALGAEHYLTDMVEAAGAELPLARAGERYVTLTDSQLVAAQPDILFMVTADPGYFNALLRLYPSLIHLPAVVQKRLIALPPSDYLHPGTNIPALLINLAGVAWPEVQLNDLYHRFFGQPTAR
- a CDS encoding 6-carboxytetrahydropterin synthase, whose translation is MVYVTRRVHFNAAHRMHNPAWDADTNAATFGPCNNANWHGHNYELEVTVAGTPDPDTGYVLDLARLNRIVQTCILDKVDHKNLNLDVDFMRDVIPSTEHFAIRIWQQLEPQLRPHRLHAIRLYETARNYVEYRGE
- a CDS encoding universal stress protein, giving the protein MQLSILVPIDFSPANQVIYSLIAQLGQAVPVRVTLVHAATNSSVRPGPQPEAVQAPLPISEALEAEGHRIQLENCQTESVLIPKTRNPAKAIAKMANHGRYDLIFTAHRFRRGAAEYVMGSTLSKLVRLCDVPILVLTEGHLPKLNTLLFTTDFAPESTKALFSLLPYARKLKARIVVVRINTGSDWLPERDFREHAQEMKDMAADNGPAFAQHLEEQLVGIYSYNARSIAQGIVHCAEDHQCDAIVMATHARSGFSLMMNGSVTKEVIEHTPMPVLIFKVEELAQITAD
- a CDS encoding glucosaminidase domain-containing protein yields the protein MKKRRQLAILLAIVAIFSLGFVGDGKMSHTLLGPAEASSKEKTAQKTRNHATFTAAGLYKRLVAAQVDFPEMFTQVAIAESGWQLKSPVAMQNNNFFGFIYPSERFSYSTRENLGHAWYPSIEDAIADLKLWISLSPPLPGENPYAFLRRRGYNQNPAYYTYLASIDLCAGMPSICHR
- the folE gene encoding GTP cyclohydrolase I FolE, producing the protein MDIKTLEEMMARGESHAGNLNTPIRQDAFELTNEEKIELIAKNFRQIMLTLGLDLEDDSLKGTPMRVAKMYVEEIFSGLNPANLPKATLFENKYDYRQMLVEKNITVHSMCEHHFVPIVGYAHVAYISSGQVIGLSKINRIVRHFGRRPQVQERLTREIANHLRQVLNTEDVAVVIDAKHYCVAMRGIEDQASTTITAEYTGAFQDPDRKREFLQHIAHTA
- a CDS encoding DUF4625 domain-containing protein is translated as MKKNLLIYLLCLCTGLSMPACNRSDDNDPAEGGPSLSLIAPSNPTERKTLAAEQTLRLVVEASDGQGLQSWGYQALPEGFVGWNGSATLPLSGTQARDTADLVIPSNAVAGNYSLEVRVTDTDGKVATATLLLRIENDADLNAPSLSLTTPGSLTDTLASPPGGTIPVAGTVDDGKGTLAFLQVLLIGATGTPSIELLNETLSGSTYTFSRNLNVPGTAPGGIYRLTFLAFDRELNERRVEIPVRIQ
- a CDS encoding Rid family detoxifying hydrolase, which gives rise to MSERKIILSRTAPEPIGPYAQAVQAGDLIFCSGQIGLDPQTGTIPTTVEAESRQVMNNLGEVLKSAGVSFDQVVKCSIFLKSMSDFGTVNKVYGEYFAEGNYPARETVEVSGLPRNVKVEISLIALKPQGK
- a CDS encoding J domain-containing protein, producing MELPNYYDILGIPPDADMARIELAFRQKADAYNPAIHPEHDAHFQLILDAYSALKNPESRAIHDQRLKQAGLYRARRPRQTEPLTKAASTPTLTELMNFDWEALDEADEAEKKRQAADFRQEVSFKLLVILAFIGLISLIWFLIK
- a CDS encoding DUF1573 domain-containing protein encodes the protein MNVHLIRIALFLLAFIGIGGLQAQAQIQFDQMTHDFGTLEEGAKATHVFQFSNTGQAEVRLHSVKASCGCTTPSWTREPVKPGERGRIEVTYDSKNRPGPFNKSITVTYDTTAGARPIILAIKGDVTKAKADAELPAQAPATTYEEVQGNLQLEKKQLMAGVVNSDQTYAFDFKVRNQGSQPLQLKQLKDTEPIYVLSWAKAVLKPGEETTGTIRMDMKKAAESGLEHNMSFNSVLTFETNDTDRPLKTIELNGTYKRIFTEAELAELPRITFNELTFDGGDILEGDKLEHSFEFGNLGKQPLQLVSVKASCGCTTPSWTKDAVPPGGTGKIDVVFNSAGKKGPQHKTVAVRTNDPQNDTVILHIKCNIKSDPFSAPSGTPVSPTSP
- a CDS encoding NAD(P)/FAD-dependent oxidoreductase, which gives rise to MAILHTLLPNAMTDVAIIGAGMAGLSAAALLAQAGQRVQVLEANWLAGGCAGSYPRRGYVFEAGATTLMGLEPHQPLGILYRQLGLQPPVVPLQLPMTVWHGATPIHRYTDREQALHALIQVYGQAEKQRKLWSHLWALDELVWQASGRNLRFPPQALGDYVQLLQQNDPRNLPRLRWAFVSTAQQLHRLGLSAQFRRYVDAQLLITAQSPATGVPLLFAAPALCYTQSPNYYVPGGMWKLAQQLVGYLAHRQGQVQLRQQVVAIAPRQGHWQLHTRGVGGRHQVLQARRILSSLPIWNLPSLLPEAHRGWAAALAASEPHYWAAYTLGLVVEDKLPADLALHHQLILAEPLPHTGSHTLFASLSMRGDLERAPEGQRVIALSTHTRAADWQGLDPATYQARKTELCNAILQALRSTLPGLAEACVVQQTASSPLSWEKWTYRHQGTVGGLPQRMDRSLLAWQGCTTPLPGLYLCGDTVYPGQGIPGVVLGGIIAARRILEETI